The Candidatus Dormiibacterota bacterium genome includes a window with the following:
- the moaA gene encoding GTP 3',8-cyclase MoaA, with amino-acid sequence MATTFVDLTQAPLADAFNRPITYLRVSVTDKCNLRCVYCMPEEGLQWLRREDVLRYEEIVEIVRAAASVGVRTIRLTGGEPLVRRDLDRLVRSIAAVPGIDDIALSTNALLLEEQIPALVDAGLTRVNISLDTLRPDRFEAISRRPGLDRVLRGIDAAIAAGLAPIKLNCVVMRGQNDDELADFAAMTKERAIYVRFIEVMPVHENLSLQQETYVSSDEILERVATIGSIAPVPGPPGNGPARYFAFDGAPGAVGVISPLSHDYCERCNRVRLTADGRLRLCLFGDQHIDLRTPVRAGATIEDLAATLRSAMFIKPERHHLKLGEASSQMRAFSEIGG; translated from the coding sequence ATGGCCACAACCTTCGTCGATCTCACCCAAGCCCCGCTCGCCGATGCTTTTAACCGGCCGATCACCTATCTGCGCGTCTCGGTTACGGACAAATGCAACCTGCGTTGCGTCTACTGCATGCCCGAAGAGGGCTTGCAGTGGCTACGCCGCGAGGACGTCCTGCGCTACGAAGAGATCGTCGAGATCGTTCGGGCCGCCGCGTCGGTCGGCGTTCGCACGATCCGCCTCACCGGCGGCGAGCCGTTGGTACGCCGCGATCTCGATCGCCTCGTGCGCTCGATCGCCGCGGTACCGGGCATCGACGATATCGCCCTCTCCACCAATGCGTTGTTGCTGGAGGAACAGATCCCCGCGTTGGTAGACGCCGGCCTCACGCGCGTGAACATCTCGCTCGACACGCTGCGCCCGGATCGTTTCGAAGCCATCTCGCGCCGTCCGGGGCTCGACCGCGTCTTGCGCGGAATCGACGCCGCAATCGCCGCGGGCCTAGCCCCGATCAAACTCAATTGCGTCGTCATGCGCGGCCAGAACGACGACGAACTCGCCGACTTTGCCGCAATGACCAAAGAACGCGCGATCTACGTGCGCTTCATCGAGGTCATGCCGGTTCATGAAAACCTAAGCTTGCAGCAAGAGACGTACGTTTCATCGGACGAGATTCTCGAACGCGTCGCGACGATCGGCAGCATCGCACCGGTACCTGGGCCACCCGGCAACGGGCCCGCGCGCTACTTCGCATTCGATGGTGCGCCCGGCGCCGTCGGCGTCATCAGCCCGCTCTCGCACGATTACTGCGAACGCTGCAATCGCGTCCGCCTCACCGCCGACGGCCGCTTGCGGCTCTGTCTGTTCGGCGACCAACACATCGATTTGCGCACCCCCGTGCGCGCCGGCGCCACGATCGAAGACCTCGCCGCAACGCTGCGCTCCGCAATGTTCATCAAACCGGAGCGCCATCATCTCAAGCTCGGCGAAGCCTCGTCGCAAATGCGCGCCTTTAGCGAAATCGGCGGGTAG